TATCAATAAGCCGGTAGTCTTCCTCTATCTCGCCATTCACTGCGACCAGAGCTCCTGGGAAAAAGCCATCAAAAGAGAGCAGATACAGGGTGAACATTATCGTTTGAGTGACCAGGAGTTTGATCTTCTTAATAAAAGGATCCCCATTATAGGTATACCGCGCTATATGTTGATAGATAAAAACGGAACAATTACACAGCGGATAGCGCCAAGGCCGGGTGATCTCGAAACTATCAGTACAGCCATTACCCAACTGTTAAATCAATAAATATGAAAACCAGTTCTTCCTTCCAGCAAATATTAATACCCGGCATAACCGCCATTGTGCTGCAGGCATGCAGTACAGGACAGGCTACACTTCCGCCGGAAAAAACGGTAAATATCTTCAACGATACCACCAGCATCAGCTATTTTAAACTTACCCGCAAAAACTTTCACAAAGAACTGGTATGTAATGGTAAATTAAGCGCCCGTCGTAAAGCCCAGTTGCGCTTCCGGCAGGCGGGGCAGATTACTGCTGTAAACCTGCAAAATGGCATGCATGTGGAACAGGGACAGGTCATTGCGTCGCTGGATCGTAACCGGTTGGCGAACGCACTGGAAGCAAGAAAAATACATCTTGCGCAGTCGCGGTTGGATTATGAAGACCGTCTGCTGACAATGGGGTATAACGCGAAGGATTCCGCCTCGTTGCCTCCCGGCATCAACCAGGCCGCGCTGATCCGCAGTGGGTACAAACAAAACATGATCGAGCTTTCCGAAGCTGCTATGGACTATGACCAGGCCGAGATCCGTGCTCCCTTCGCCGGCATTATTGCCGGTCTTGATATACAGCCTTACAACATGAGCGACACCTATAGCAAAGGCTGCCTGCTGATAGACGATAGTGAATTCATTGTTGATTTCAACGTCATGGAATCGGAGCTGCCATTCATAAAAGCAAGTCAGGAAGTTAGTGTCAGCCCCTTTAACGATCCGATACTGGCACTTCCCGGGAGAATAGTGGCAATTAATCCGGTCGTAGAGGAAACAGGACTGATCAGTGTCAGGGCATTGGTACCCAATAAAGGCAGGCAATTGCTCGATGGTATGAATGTTCGGATTAAAGCACAACAGCAGCTCAAAAGGCAGCTGGTTGTCCCTAAAACAGCTATCGTAGAAAGACAGGGAAGGAAAGTTGTATTTACTTATGAGGGGGGATATGCTATATGGCATTATGTAGAAACAGGAACAGAAAACAGCGAATTCAGTACCATTTTATCTGGTCTTCAGGAAAATGATAACATTATATCCAAAGGCAGCTTCAATCTTGCTCACCATAAACCAGTGAAAGCAATGCCTGTTGCACAACCTTAATAACACCGCTGATACTTATGCCACAAGCATTACATCCACAAAGGATATCTCCTTTTAGCACCGTTATTATTTTTACAGTACTGACGGCTATCGGGGTATTTATAACGCCTTTGCTGGCTGTTAAGCTGATGCCGGAACATGACCTCAACAGCCTGGTAGTTCATTGTAATCTTCCCGGGAGTAGCCCTGAAGCCACAGAATTACAGGTCACCTCTCACCTGGAGGATGCTGTGGCCGGGCTAAATGGTGTGAAGAGCATCCGATCAATTTCGGGTGCCGGTACCGCCACCGTATATATCACCTTAGACAAATGGACCGATCCGGCGGTGTTCAGGCTGGAAGCCTCCTCCCTCCTACGTCAGCTCTATCCGCAATTGCCTTTGGGTGCAAGCTATCCCAATATCACAGTAAACAGATCAGGTATAGATAATGCCTATGAGGGATTCTTAGTATATGAGCTTCATGGCGCATCAGATGCGCAGACGCTCACTCAATATGCACAGGAACAACTGCAACCCCTGCTGGCCGGAATCAGGCATATCAAACAAATCAGCATAGCTGGCGCGCCTCCGCAATATTGGGAGCTCACCTGCATTGACACACTAATGCAGCAAATTCATATCAATACCAATGATATCATCAAAGTGCTCCATTCCCTGCTTACACGTGGTGATGCCGGCATCACCATACAATCCACCCGTCAGCTGCATCTGATTAAAAATGATAACACACAGGATCCTGTTCAGATACTGGACCTCCCGGTTAAACGGGTCAATAACCGTCTTATCAGGCTGGGCGATATCGCGAGGCTGCAACTGGCTGAAGCTCCACCTTCCAGTTATCAGCGTATCAACGGCCGGCCGGTGGTTACACTTAGTATCTCGGCTGATCCACAGGCAAACACCCTGCTACTGAAAAAGCAAATCAGCCAGGCAATGCAACAGCAGCTCCCTCCCGGATACTATTTACAGCTGGCCTACGATTCCACAGAATACCTGGAGGCTGAATTGAGTAGTCTCTATATACGCACTGGCCTGTCTGTGGCAATACTGCTGCTATTCGTATGGCTGGTTACCCGGAAACTCACCCACCTCCTGGTGGTGGTTGTCAGTATGATCGTGAATATCTTCCTTTCTTTTATCGGCTATTACATCTGCAGGCTTGATATTCACCTCTATTCACTTGCCGGCATTACTATTTCGCTGGGACTCACCATAGATAACAGTATCATCATCATTGAAGACCTGGAGCAACAGAAAAAGGGCCGGGTATTTTTTGCTATCCTCGCTTCCACACTTACTTCGGTGATAGCATTATCCGTCATATTTTTCCTCGACGAGCGGCAACAGCTAAACCTTGTTGATTTTGCCATTGCTATTCTTATTAATCTTATTGTATCGTTACCGGTTGTATTTTTCTTTACGCCTGCTTTATATCAATTAATGCATGTGTCGTTGAGGCAACAGTCTCAGCATAGTCGTCATATCGGCCGCCTGAGCATCAGGCTGCAGCGGGGTTATGATATCGTTATACTGTGGTTACTAAGGCATCGGAAAAAAATGATCATAGGATTTATTCTGCTCTTTGGATTGCCTGTTTTTCTGATCCCCGACGAGATACCTACGAGGGGGAAATGGTCGCACTGGTATAACAATATCGCTGAAAGCCGTGCTTACCGCCAGATTCGCCCCATATGTGATAAACTATTGGGAGGTACCTTACGACTCTTTGTTAATACCGTAGCATACAAACATCCTCCGGTAGAACACAGCAACGAGCGTCCCAGTTTACGGGTGGAGGTATTAATGCCACCAGGGGCTACCCTTACTCAGATCGATGAAATAGTACTTGAATTCGAAAAATATCTTTCTCAGTTTCATGAAATAGCACTATTTAAAACCGTTGTAAGTGATGCACAGAACGCCGGTATCACTATCTTTTATAAACCCGGTATTTTGAGGCATTTCCCAGGCCAGCTGAAGCAAAGACTTGAAGATAAAGCTATGACTTCCGGCGCTGCCGATTTTAAGATATACGGGGTTGGGGATGCTTTCGACAATACTGTTGGCAATACACAGATGGAAAGCAGTTTTGTAGTAAAAGGATATAACTATGCACAGCTTTATCACTTTGCAACCCGGCTAAAGCAGGTGCTGCAACGTATTCCCCGGGTAGATGATATCTTCCTGTCGCCCTTTACTGCTGTAAATCAGTCTTCGACCTATGCCTATCACCTACGCATATACGACAAACAGCTGATGCAGTTGCTGCAAACCACAGCCGGCAACCTCGCAGGGTCTTTAAACAGCCGGAATGAGCGTTCTGTTCCTGTCAATGATATGCTGTACGAAGACACCTATCTGCCGCTAAAAGTGCATAGCCATGCCTCAGGCGCCATAGCTCTCTGGGAGCTGATGCAGGCCCCCACCCCATTGAGCGACAGTCAGCACATCCGGATCAGTAACCTTGCGACTGTTGAAAAAGAAAAAACAAACCAGGCGGTTGTCAAAGAAAATCATGCCTTTGTATTAAACATACTGTACAAGTTTACAGGCACTTTTGAGCAGAATAAATTAATGCAGAAAGATATCATAAAAAGTATCCGGAAAGACCTGCCCTATGGATACCATATTGATACCGGGAGCAATTACTATTCCTCTTCCGATAGCGGTTATCATCGGTACATTTTGCTTATAGCAGCATTTGTTCTTGCTATTTACCTTGTATGCGCCATCTTACTGGAATCGCTGTTACTGCCACTGGCTGTGATCCTGATGATTCCTGTTTCTTTCATTGGAGTGTTTCTTACTTTCTACTACCTGGATATTGCCTTTGGAGACGGAGGCTATGCTTCCCTGCTTATGTTGTGTGGTATTGTCACCAATGGTGCGCTATATGTGGTTAACGACATGCAGCACCTGAAAAAACAACGTCCGGGCCTGGATAGAAGGCGAACCTTCCTCAAGGCATTTATGCACAAAGGAGTGCCTATTTTTATTACCACTCTTTCCGCTGTGCTAAGCATGCTACCCTTTATGCTGAACGGCAGTGAACAGGGATTCTGGTATACCTTGTCTGTTGGCACTACCGGAGGATTACTGTTTTCGTTTATTGGTACCTGTTTGTTATTACCACTATGCTTGCGATTAAATAAAGCTGTATGATGAAATTCTTAGTTGACCGGCCTGTGGGTGTACTGCTATCCTATCTTTCCCTGGTACTGCTGGGCATTGCAGCCTATCTTTATCTGCCGGTATCTCTCATGCCCAATCTCGACATTCCTACCATTACTGTACGGATAAAACAGGCAGAAGCATCTGCCAACGATATTGAGCAACATATTACCAGTCCACTCCGGGAGCGACTGCGTCAGTTAAGCGGACTGGAAGATATCAATAGCGTTACACAGGAAGGTAGCGCACAACTGCAGCTGCAATTCACACATGGTACCAATATTCACCTCTCATTTATTGAGGTGAATGAGCAAATAGACTTATCGATGAATGACCTCCCACGGGATGCCGCCAGGCCGCAGGTAATAAAAGCCAGCAGTACAGACATTCCCGCCTTTTTTTGTAATATCCGGCTGGCTGCGGAAAGCGACCCGACTGCATTTGGCCGCCTGTGTGATCTTGCAGAAAAAGTGATAAAAAAAAGGATTGAGCAGCTTCCTGAAGTGGCCATGACTGATATCACCGGGCTTAACAAACAACGTATCCTGATCGTTCCCGACGAGAATAAGTTACGCACCCTTAACATTCAACCCGGTAATATCCAGCAGTTGCTGCAGGAAAATAATCTGCAACTGGGGAATATTATGGTAAAGGACGGCCAATATCAATATTATCTGCATTTCAGCAGCAACCTGTATAGTTCTGATGATGCAGCCAATATACCTGTTAATATCAAAGGAAGATTGATACAACTGAAGGACCTGGGCGACATCCGGATCCAGGATATTCCACCTACCGGCGGCTTTTATGCCGGTAGTCAGCAGGCTGTTAATCTCGCTGTTATCAAACAACCGGGAGCCCGGATGGCAGATCTTCAGCATGATTTCCGGATACTGATAAATGTGATGCGTAAAGACTATCCGGATCTCAGGTTTGAAATTGCCCAGGACCAGTCGACGCTGCTGGATTACGCCATCAGCAATCTTCAGCAGGATCTTCTGCTGGGAGGCACCCTCGCCATAGTGCTCGTATTGTTGTTTATCAGAAAAGTCAGGCTGGCTCTACTGATCGGCCTGGTGATTCCGGTGTCGCTGGTACTCTGTCAGTTACTTTTCTATTGCTTCCATGTTTCCCTGAACATTATTTCGCTCAATGGCCTGATACTGGGACTGGGCATGATTATCGACAACTCGATTGTGGTGATTGATAATATTACCCAGTATATCGACGAAGGGATGCCTTTGCGTAATGCCTGTGTTATTGGTACTTCGGAAGTAGCCAAACCACTATTCACCTCGTTGCTGACCAACTGTTCTATTTTTCTGCCGCTTATATTCCTCAGCGGAATGGCTGGCGCATTGTTCTATGAACAAGCTATATCTATGACCACCGGCATTTTTGTTTCCATGATAGTGTCGCTGACATTGTTGCCTGTATTGTACCGGCTGGTAAAACGGACGCCTGTTATTCCGTCCGGACGTAGTGCGGTAGATCGTGACGGCTATCTGGACCGCCTATACGAAAAAGGATTACATCTGGCAATGAAATTGCCTCGTACGATGCTCATAGGTAATCTGCTAATGGTAATAGCAGCTGTTATAGCTTTTAACAAGATGTCATGGGAACGGTTTCCAGACCTTGATGCACACAATGTAGAGCTGCGTGTAAACTGGAATGAACCACTTTCATACGAGGAAAATAATGCGCGGATAAAAGCTATGATGGACCAACTAAGTAAAAACATCTCCCTATACAACTGTTGGATAGGCCAGCAACAATATATGATCAACCGGAACTATGACATGGATGCAACCCAGGCGCTGGTTTATATAGAAACTACAGAGGCCCGCCAGCTAAAAGAAATAAAACGGGAAGTAAGTAATTACTTTCATGAACATTATATATCTGCAGACTTCCGTTTTACCCCGGCAGCAACACCGCTGGAACAATTGTTTGGGCAACAACAGGCGCCACTGGTATTACAACTATATCATAATGGCAACCGGCAGATGCCTGATATTGCATCTTCCACAACAATGGTCGGAGAAATCAATCGCCTGGCTCCTACTGTTAAAATTCCTCCTCCGGCATTGCGTAAAAATCTAAAAGTACATATCAATTATGAACTACTGGCGTTATATAATATCCAGCCTGCTGCAATAATGAATACCCTGTCCTCAAAATTAAAGGCGAAACAAATTGATGAAATACAGGGTAGTGCTGCAATGATACCGGTAGTAATCGGCACTGATTCGGCGATAACACCCGATGAATTGCTAAGTGACCTGTTTGTTTACAATGGTTCGGGAAAATCCTTTCCCGTAAAGTCATTCGTCAGCATCACTGATGAATACGACTATAAATACATTACCGGCGGTGCACAGGGTTTGTATTATCCTATTGATGTCAGTACGCCTGATCCCGGAAAGGAATTAAGATTACTAAGGCCGCTCATAAAAAAGTATCCACCTCCGACCCTGGAAGTAAAAGGCAGCTATTTTTACAATCAGCAGCTGGTCCGCGAATTAGGGTTTATTCTCCTTATCTCTGTTCTGTTACTCTATTTCATTCTGGCGGCCCAGTTCGAGTCACTGCTACAACCAGTGATCATTTTGGTGGAACTCCCGTTGGATATGGCCGGAGCAGTACTACTGCTTTATGTTACCGGCTCCAGTATTAACCTGATGTCGATGATAGGACTGATAGTAATGTGCGGGATCATTATCAATGATTCTATCCTGAAAATCGATGCTATTAACCAGCTGGTTAATAGCGGAGTTGCGCTTGACAGTGCTATTCATACCGCCGGGAAGAAAAGATTGCATTCAATTGTAATGATCACCTTAACCACCACGGGCACCTTATTACCCACACTTTTTATGCGTGATCCGGGTAGTCTGTTGCAGCAACCATTGGTAATTGCCTTAATCGGCGGAATGATCCCCGGTATGTTTGTGAGCCTGCTGGTGATCCCTATGTTATACCGTTTCTTTTATCTCCGGAAAAACCGGCATCACATCACTCTTAAAAAAATCAATATACCAGATGAAGTGGCTTCACTATAGAAATTGGCTATTCTTTTTTTTCGGTATCCTCAGCCTGCAGCTGAATGCCCAGCAGGGTATTGCCACCATGGATCTGAAAGACGCCATTAATACTGCCCGGCAATACTCCCTGGATTACCAGGCAGCAAGACAGGCCTATGAATATAGCTATGTAGATTATAAAAGTTTTATTAG
The genomic region above belongs to Chitinophaga sp. 180180018-3 and contains:
- a CDS encoding efflux RND transporter permease subunit, whose protein sequence is MPQALHPQRISPFSTVIIFTVLTAIGVFITPLLAVKLMPEHDLNSLVVHCNLPGSSPEATELQVTSHLEDAVAGLNGVKSIRSISGAGTATVYITLDKWTDPAVFRLEASSLLRQLYPQLPLGASYPNITVNRSGIDNAYEGFLVYELHGASDAQTLTQYAQEQLQPLLAGIRHIKQISIAGAPPQYWELTCIDTLMQQIHINTNDIIKVLHSLLTRGDAGITIQSTRQLHLIKNDNTQDPVQILDLPVKRVNNRLIRLGDIARLQLAEAPPSSYQRINGRPVVTLSISADPQANTLLLKKQISQAMQQQLPPGYYLQLAYDSTEYLEAELSSLYIRTGLSVAILLLFVWLVTRKLTHLLVVVVSMIVNIFLSFIGYYICRLDIHLYSLAGITISLGLTIDNSIIIIEDLEQQKKGRVFFAILASTLTSVIALSVIFFLDERQQLNLVDFAIAILINLIVSLPVVFFFTPALYQLMHVSLRQQSQHSRHIGRLSIRLQRGYDIVILWLLRHRKKMIIGFILLFGLPVFLIPDEIPTRGKWSHWYNNIAESRAYRQIRPICDKLLGGTLRLFVNTVAYKHPPVEHSNERPSLRVEVLMPPGATLTQIDEIVLEFEKYLSQFHEIALFKTVVSDAQNAGITIFYKPGILRHFPGQLKQRLEDKAMTSGAADFKIYGVGDAFDNTVGNTQMESSFVVKGYNYAQLYHFATRLKQVLQRIPRVDDIFLSPFTAVNQSSTYAYHLRIYDKQLMQLLQTTAGNLAGSLNSRNERSVPVNDMLYEDTYLPLKVHSHASGAIALWELMQAPTPLSDSQHIRISNLATVEKEKTNQAVVKENHAFVLNILYKFTGTFEQNKLMQKDIIKSIRKDLPYGYHIDTGSNYYSSSDSGYHRYILLIAAFVLAIYLVCAILLESLLLPLAVILMIPVSFIGVFLTFYYLDIAFGDGGYASLLMLCGIVTNGALYVVNDMQHLKKQRPGLDRRRTFLKAFMHKGVPIFITTLSAVLSMLPFMLNGSEQGFWYTLSVGTTGGLLFSFIGTCLLLPLCLRLNKAV
- a CDS encoding efflux RND transporter permease subunit, with protein sequence MMKFLVDRPVGVLLSYLSLVLLGIAAYLYLPVSLMPNLDIPTITVRIKQAEASANDIEQHITSPLRERLRQLSGLEDINSVTQEGSAQLQLQFTHGTNIHLSFIEVNEQIDLSMNDLPRDAARPQVIKASSTDIPAFFCNIRLAAESDPTAFGRLCDLAEKVIKKRIEQLPEVAMTDITGLNKQRILIVPDENKLRTLNIQPGNIQQLLQENNLQLGNIMVKDGQYQYYLHFSSNLYSSDDAANIPVNIKGRLIQLKDLGDIRIQDIPPTGGFYAGSQQAVNLAVIKQPGARMADLQHDFRILINVMRKDYPDLRFEIAQDQSTLLDYAISNLQQDLLLGGTLAIVLVLLFIRKVRLALLIGLVIPVSLVLCQLLFYCFHVSLNIISLNGLILGLGMIIDNSIVVIDNITQYIDEGMPLRNACVIGTSEVAKPLFTSLLTNCSIFLPLIFLSGMAGALFYEQAISMTTGIFVSMIVSLTLLPVLYRLVKRTPVIPSGRSAVDRDGYLDRLYEKGLHLAMKLPRTMLIGNLLMVIAAVIAFNKMSWERFPDLDAHNVELRVNWNEPLSYEENNARIKAMMDQLSKNISLYNCWIGQQQYMINRNYDMDATQALVYIETTEARQLKEIKREVSNYFHEHYISADFRFTPAATPLEQLFGQQQAPLVLQLYHNGNRQMPDIASSTTMVGEINRLAPTVKIPPPALRKNLKVHINYELLALYNIQPAAIMNTLSSKLKAKQIDEIQGSAAMIPVVIGTDSAITPDELLSDLFVYNGSGKSFPVKSFVSITDEYDYKYITGGAQGLYYPIDVSTPDPGKELRLLRPLIKKYPPPTLEVKGSYFYNQQLVRELGFILLISVLLLYFILAAQFESLLQPVIILVELPLDMAGAVLLLYVTGSSINLMSMIGLIVMCGIIINDSILKIDAINQLVNSGVALDSAIHTAGKKRLHSIVMITLTTTGTLLPTLFMRDPGSLLQQPLVIALIGGMIPGMFVSLLVIPMLYRFFYLRKNRHHITLKKINIPDEVASL
- a CDS encoding efflux RND transporter periplasmic adaptor subunit, with amino-acid sequence MKTSSSFQQILIPGITAIVLQACSTGQATLPPEKTVNIFNDTTSISYFKLTRKNFHKELVCNGKLSARRKAQLRFRQAGQITAVNLQNGMHVEQGQVIASLDRNRLANALEARKIHLAQSRLDYEDRLLTMGYNAKDSASLPPGINQAALIRSGYKQNMIELSEAAMDYDQAEIRAPFAGIIAGLDIQPYNMSDTYSKGCLLIDDSEFIVDFNVMESELPFIKASQEVSVSPFNDPILALPGRIVAINPVVEETGLISVRALVPNKGRQLLDGMNVRIKAQQQLKRQLVVPKTAIVERQGRKVVFTYEGGYAIWHYVETGTENSEFSTILSGLQENDNIISKGSFNLAHHKPVKAMPVAQP